The nucleotide window TTTGATTATGAGGATGGAAGACCTGTATATGAAGGCAAAATATATTTCAGAGGTTTGGAATATGAGTTTGATATTGATGCTATTTCAGGAAGAATTGTAAGTTGGGATGTAGATAGGGATTAATTTTAAAAATAATATTTTAAAAAATTTAAGGATTGCTTCATAAATCGGAAAATATGCTCAGCTATATATTGTATATTTTTTATAAAATTAATAAAATAACACTAGTTTATAATTTTTAAGAAAAAATATATGATTTGTAGTTCGAAAATGATTTTTATTTTATTAAGGCAATCCTCAATTTTTTTAATAATACTCATAAAATTATTTACAGGCTGTACAAACTAATTGGAATTAAATTCAAAAAAGTTTATGAAGTTTTTGTTCTTTGATTTATAAATGTTTTTTATACGAGATAATGAAAAAATAATTATAAAAAGTTATTTATATTATTTTTAATATAAGCTATAATTAAATATTATGATTAATAAAGAAATGAAAAGAAGGAGAGTAAAATGAAGATTTTATTAGTTGAGGATGAGAAAGACCTGAACAATATAATAACAAAATATCTGAAAAAGAATAATTATAGTGTAGACAGTGTCTTTGACGGAGAAGAAGCTCTTGAATTTTTAACATACAGTGAATATGATCTTATTGTTTTAGATATTATGCTTCCTAAAATGAGCGGTTTTGAAGTAGTGAAAAAATTAAGAAATATAAATAACGGTACTCCTGTTTTAATGCTGACAGCAAGAGATTCAGGAGAAGATAAGGTTAAAGGACTCGATTCGGGAGCTGATGATTATTTAGTCAAGCCGTTTGATTTTAATGAGCTTTTAGCTAGAATAAGGGCTGTTGTGAGAAGGAAATACGGGAATATTTCAAATATAATAACTATCGGTGATATAGAACTGGATATTTCAAAAAAAAAGATTTTAAAAGCAGGGAAAGAAGTCGAATTGACAGGAAAAGAATATGAAGTTTTTGAATACCTTATTCAAAGTAAAAACAGGATTTTAAGTAGGGAGCAGATAAAGGAACACGTTTGGGATTACGGCTATGAGGGAGAATCGAATATAATAGATGTTTTAATAAAAAATATACGTAAAAAGATAGATACTGAGAATGGGAAATCCGTTATACAGACTAAAAGAGGTCTCGGATATGTGATTAAAGAGGATGAAAATCAATGATAAATAAAATAAAGAGAAATTTTAACAATATGTCGATAACAATGAAAATAACTTTATGGTATACTTCCTTTGTTATAATCTTAATATCGGCAATGCTGCTGATGTCTTTTTTCATTACTGACAAAATAACGGGAGATACGAATAAGAGGGAGCTCATAAAAGCGGTAAATGAAATAATTTCTGATCCTGATGAGTTTGAAGAATTTGACGACGGAATTTTCTTTTTAAAATATGATGATACCGGAGAAATAACAGCAGGGAATTTTATTCATGGATTTGATGAAAGGCTTCCCTTAAAGGAAAGCAGTTTAAGTTCTTATAACAGTAAAAACGGGAAATTCTATTATTATGATATGAAAATTTATGAAGATGAATGGATCAGAGGGGTAATCCCTGTAAGTAAAATAACTCAGGAAACAAGCCTTCTCTCTCTTATTATTCTTATTTTAACTCCTTTACTTTTAATAATAATAATATATGGCGGGTATAAAATAATAAAAAGTTTTTTAAAACCTATAGAAAAAATATCCGATACTGCTCTGGAAATTCAGAAAAGCGGAAATTTTTCCAAAAGAATAGAGTTAGGCGAAGGAAAAGATGAAGTACATAAAATGGCAGAAACTTTTAACAGTATGCTGAATTCTCTGGAGAATTTTTATTTACATGAAAAAAAATTCAGTTCGGATGTTTCTCATGAGCTTAGAACTCCTGTAAGTGTAATATTGACAGAAAGTCAGTATTCTCTTCAATTTGCAGATAATATGGAAGAAGCGAGGGAATCCTTTGAAGTGATAGAACGTCAGTCAAAAAGAATGTCAGAACTTATAAATCAAATTATGGAGTTGTCGAAAATAGAAAGAAAAGATAAGATAATATTGGAAAAAATAAATATTTCAAATATAATAGAAAAAATAATGGAAGATTACAAAAATTTATTAATTGAAAGAAGTATTAAAATAAATACATATATTCAGCCTAATTTATTTATTTATGGGGAAAAAGTAATGATTGAAAGGCTTTTTGACAATTTGTTAAACAATGCAATGAAATTTACCGAAAATAAAATAAATATAAATTTGTATGCCGAAGAGAAAAAATGTATTTTAGAAGTTATAGACAATGGAATAGGAATTCCTGAAAAAGAAAAAGATGCTATCTGGAACAGATTTTACCAGATAAACATCTCAAGAAATAAGGAAATTAATCAGGGATTCGGATTGGGTCTTTCATTAGTTTCAAAAATAGTGGAACTTCATAATGCATCTATTAAAGTAGACAGTGAAGAAAATAAAGGGACAAAATTTACTATAATTTTTTCTCTTTTAAATCAGGGATAGTTGTTATATTCCTGATTGTATTTTTTTCTGTTTTTTATTTATTATTTTTTGTTTTGAGAATTTTTAAAAATAGCAGTGCTGTTATATTCAGTAGTAGCCAAATCAAGAATATTCTTTTTAGAAAAAAAATTCGTTTTTCATTTATATCGAAGCCGTTTGGTTTAATACCGTATTTATTTATTATTTCTTCAGGATTTTTCATTTTTTCAATAAGATTTCCGTATTTTTTTTTCATTTCATTTTCGCTGACTCCGAATTTTATTTCATTATCAGCATCACTCGAGTAAAAATATCCTCCTTTATATCGGTTTTTAATTTCCTTCACTTTTTTTATATCGTCACTGTCATCAAAATTAATATTATCTTTTTCAATATATCCTATATAATCGGGATTTCTTCTTTTATTTTTAATTTCTGTTCCGAGTTTTACAATATAGAGATTTTCCATAAATTTTCTGTATTTTTCTTCGTTCTTATAAATTTTTTCCGCTTCTTCTTCGCCGATTTCTCCGTAAAGTCCGTTTATTCCTCCCGATAATTGAGCTTTTCCATTTATTTCTAATTTCAGAGTGTATTTATTTTCAAGAATGAGTTCGGTTTTTCTTATATCTGCTTTTTTACTTTCTATTTCCGTTAATAGAAATCCTAAAAAAAGAGCTGTTAAAATAACTGTAGTTTCAAATAAAATAAATTTTATTATCTCTTTTATAATAATATTTTTCATTTCGTTTGCACTCCTTTTAATAGTATCATTTATAAATTTTTATATGATAAAGTTGTTATGCAAGATTAATACGGAACACTTTGTTTCAAAATTACACATTAAAGATTCATTGATTTTTAGATTATATTCTTTTAAGCTGCAATGTGAGAATTATACTATATCAAACAATTTTTTCCAATTGTTTTTTATACTTTAATCAATATATAATTATTAAAAAAATTTATATCCTTAAAAAAGAATTTTGTAGAAGAAATTGTGTTGTAAATAGAGGGAAAATAAGAAAATAAAAGTGATTTTAAAATAATATTTGACATCCCTTATGAAATGTTGTATACTACATATAGACCGTTGGTCGGTATAAATATAATAATAGCTTAAAAGGAGATAAAATGAGTAACGGCAACAGAAAAACACGTGTAGTAAAGGAGTATGAAGAAAGAAAAAGGGAAATAACGGATACCGCTGCAAGGATGTTTATTCAAAAGGGGTATGAAAGATGCAGTGTAAATGAAATAATATCAGAGGTTGGAATTGCAAAAGGGACTTTTTACCATTATTTTAAAACGAAAGAGGAGGTATTGGATGCCGTAATTGAAAAGTTTACGGAAAAAATAAGAAAAAAGGCGGAAAAAATAGCGGATGATTCCTCCCTTGAGCCGCAGGATAAGCTGATTGGGATATTCTTTTCCATGAATATAGAAGAGGAAATTGGAGATAAACTTATTTCAGACATGCATAAACCGGAAAATGCACTTATGCATCAAAAATCCTTGTCATCAGCAATAGAAACTCTTACTCCCATTTTAGTCAAGGCAGTTGAAGAAGGGATAAGGGAAAAAGTATTTTCCTGCCTGTATCCAAAACAGTATATGCAGATTTTCCTTGCATCGGCAATAACATTAACAGATAAAGGTATCTTTGATGTGGATGACCTTGAAGAGGAAAAATTTATAAAGGGAATGATATCCCTTCTGGAAAAAATGCTGGATACTAAAGAAGGGGAATTTTTAAGGCGTATAGAAAAGGTATAATATAAAATTTATAAAATAGAACAGGTTAAAAAAATACAAATACAGAAGTGAATAAATTTTAAGAAAATGTTTTAAAAACGGATTTTTTGAAGACAAAGGGAAGTTATAGAGTGTCCTTTAGGGTTTATGAAACATTTATATATTTTTTCCATTTTTATTGACCGTCAGTCAGTCTATAAAAATTAAAGATGATAAAACAAGAAAAAAATCTAAAGAAAGTTAGAATAAAAACAAAGTAGATAAAATAAAAGTGGAAACCCAATTATATTATTGAAAAATTCCACTGTTTAATCTATAAAAAATCTAAAGGAAAAGAGGAAATAATGAAACAATTTTTAAAACTATGGACAGGGGAGCTTATTTCAAATATAGGGAGCGGTATGACAGCCTTTGCTCTTTCTGTGTACATATATGAGAGAACGAAAAGTGTAACTTATGTATCCCTTATTACACTTTTAGCCTATATGCCGGGGATAATATTAAGTCCTGTGGGGGGAGCCCTTGCCGACAGGTACGACAGACGAATGATGATGATTATAGGGGATCTGTTTTCAGGGCTTGGCTTATTATATATATTATGGAATATAAATATCGGAAACAAAAGTCTTATTCCAATTTTTGCAGGGACAGTTTTTAGTTCATTATTTACAGGGATTTTGGAGCCTTCCTATAAGGCGACTGTTACTGATGTACTTTCCGAAGAGGAATATGATAGGGCAAGTGGAATGATTCAGATGGCAGGAAATGCCAAATACCTTATTTCGCCTGCACTTGGAGGGGTAATTCTTTCCTTCTGGGGAATGAAGGCGATACTCATACTGGATATAATGACTTTTATAATTACTTCTTTTATAATTTTTTCAGTAAGAAAATATGTGAATAAAGGAAAAAGGGTAAAAAAAAGTTCCTTTATTCTCCAAATGAAGGAAGGTTTTTCTGAAATAACCGAAAATAGAGGGATATTTTCTATGGTGGTTACCATGTTCTTTGTATGTTTTTTAATAGGGATAGTTCAGGTTCTTCTAAGACCTCTTATCCTTTCTGTGAGTACTGTAAAGACGGCGGGATTTATGGAATCCGTATGTGCAGTCGGAATGCTTTTTGGAAGTTTGTGGATAGGAGTAAGAGGTTTAAAGGGGAAATATGTAAGGGCATTATCTGTTGCCGGTGTTATTTCGGGAATATTCATGTCCTTTACAGGAATGTACTTTGACCTTATTATTACAGGAATATTTATATTTCTTTTTTTTATCACGCTTCCCTTTATAAATACATGTGCAGACGTGCTTGTGAGGTTAAATGTCTCTGACGAGGTGCAGGGAAGGGTATGGGGGGTAATAGGATTTATAACCCAGATAGGAATGGTGATAGCCTTTGCGGTATCTGGAATACTGGTGGATATGGTATTTGAGCCTCTTATGTCAAAGGGAATACTTACAGATAGTATAGGAGGTTTTATAGGATATGGAAATAGGGGAGGGATAGGTCTTATGTTAATGTTTTCAGGAATTGGAATGGTTTTAATGTTTATAATAATAGGAAAAAATAAAGCCATAAAAGGGCTGGAACTGGGAAAGGAAAAGGTGGGAAATGTATCTTAGGCTATTAAAAAAGGATTTTGAGAAAAATTACATGAATAATATAATATTGTTTTTATTTATAACTTTATCTGTAACAATTGGTGCAACTGTATTTCTGACAGTTTCACAACTTTTTTCCACAATTTCCGGAATGTATGATGTGGCAAAACCGCCCCATTTTCTTCAGATGCACAAGGGGGAAATAAATCAGGATAATATTGATAAGTTTAATAAATCCTATCCTGATGCGGTATACTGGCAGACAGTTCCGTTAATAAATATATCAGGAAATGAAATTACAGTCCAAAAAAACAAGGTGAAAAATAGTAAAGAAGGGTTTGAAAAAGAGTTTATCCTTGAGGAAAGCAGAATGGGTATAAGTCTGGTAAAACAAAATGAAAGCCATGACCTGCTTTTGGATAAAAATAGACAGAGGGTGGTTATAAATAAAGGGGAAATCGGAGTTCCCGTTATTCTTCTTGATAAATTTTCCATAGATATAGGGGATGTAATAATAATCAATACAGGGGGAATGAGAAGGGAATTTACGGTGTCTAAATTTATATATGATGCCCAAATGAACTCAACGATGGTTTCATCCACCAGATTTCTAATA belongs to Leptotrichia sp. OH3620_COT-345 and includes:
- a CDS encoding MFS transporter translates to MKQFLKLWTGELISNIGSGMTAFALSVYIYERTKSVTYVSLITLLAYMPGIILSPVGGALADRYDRRMMMIIGDLFSGLGLLYILWNINIGNKSLIPIFAGTVFSSLFTGILEPSYKATVTDVLSEEEYDRASGMIQMAGNAKYLISPALGGVILSFWGMKAILILDIMTFIITSFIIFSVRKYVNKGKRVKKSSFILQMKEGFSEITENRGIFSMVVTMFFVCFLIGIVQVLLRPLILSVSTVKTAGFMESVCAVGMLFGSLWIGVRGLKGKYVRALSVAGVISGIFMSFTGMYFDLIITGIFIFLFFITLPFINTCADVLVRLNVSDEVQGRVWGVIGFITQIGMVIAFAVSGILVDMVFEPLMSKGILTDSIGGFIGYGNRGGIGLMLMFSGIGMVLMFIIIGKNKAIKGLELGKEKVGNVS
- a CDS encoding response regulator transcription factor; the encoded protein is MKILLVEDEKDLNNIITKYLKKNNYSVDSVFDGEEALEFLTYSEYDLIVLDIMLPKMSGFEVVKKLRNINNGTPVLMLTARDSGEDKVKGLDSGADDYLVKPFDFNELLARIRAVVRRKYGNISNIITIGDIELDISKKKILKAGKEVELTGKEYEVFEYLIQSKNRILSREQIKEHVWDYGYEGESNIIDVLIKNIRKKIDTENGKSVIQTKRGLGYVIKEDENQ
- a CDS encoding HAMP domain-containing sensor histidine kinase produces the protein MINKIKRNFNNMSITMKITLWYTSFVIILISAMLLMSFFITDKITGDTNKRELIKAVNEIISDPDEFEEFDDGIFFLKYDDTGEITAGNFIHGFDERLPLKESSLSSYNSKNGKFYYYDMKIYEDEWIRGVIPVSKITQETSLLSLIILILTPLLLIIIIYGGYKIIKSFLKPIEKISDTALEIQKSGNFSKRIELGEGKDEVHKMAETFNSMLNSLENFYLHEKKFSSDVSHELRTPVSVILTESQYSLQFADNMEEARESFEVIERQSKRMSELINQIMELSKIERKDKIILEKINISNIIEKIMEDYKNLLIERSIKINTYIQPNLFIYGEKVMIERLFDNLLNNAMKFTENKININLYAEEKKCILEVIDNGIGIPEKEKDAIWNRFYQINISRNKEINQGFGLGLSLVSKIVELHNASIKVDSEENKGTKFTIIFSLLNQG
- a CDS encoding TetR/AcrR family transcriptional regulator yields the protein MSNGNRKTRVVKEYEERKREITDTAARMFIQKGYERCSVNEIISEVGIAKGTFYHYFKTKEEVLDAVIEKFTEKIRKKAEKIADDSSLEPQDKLIGIFFSMNIEEEIGDKLISDMHKPENALMHQKSLSSAIETLTPILVKAVEEGIREKVFSCLYPKQYMQIFLASAITLTDKGIFDVDDLEEEKFIKGMISLLEKMLDTKEGEFLRRIEKV